One Salmo trutta chromosome 12, fSalTru1.1, whole genome shotgun sequence genomic region harbors:
- the LOC115203435 gene encoding major histocompatibility complex class I-related gene protein: MGKLSIFLLVLSFYTIVNAGSGSHSLWALATYIRGETPFPEFTVVVMLDDVQVTYYDSNMKHFIYRGHNTSDKIHDDEAKNGDFVFGVMYHHMKERYFHLKHHLNLTEGVQVQQRMAGCEMLDNGEPALIMTKNNFNAVFADHAIYYNITHFTYDAGKLLQGWDGMRQAQEKILYENVLLTLCIRTLKTLLKREKNIVMRKVPPRLRLIKKEVSGGFQVSCLAFGFYPRHINLTLLRDGQPVAEQELTGGEVLPSGDGTYQLRKSLEVSTDELKKRHNYTCTASHLSLDNKLDVSWESGAERVHLSTLSVLLMMLLILILLVTFICVKRRWSNTASQSELANVDAKVSEEMNLSSVSET; the protein is encoded by the exons ATGGGCAAACTGTCTATCTTTTTGCTTGTTCTTTCCTTTTACACCATTGTCAACGCAG GTTCAGGATCACATTCTCTGTGGGCACTTGCAACATATATAAGAGGAGAGACACCTTTCCCTGAGTTTACGGTTGTGGTGATGTTGGATGATGTTCAAGTGACTTACTATGACTCCAACATGAAACACTTCATCTACAGGGGACATAACACCTCAGACAAAATACATGATGACGAAGCTAAGAACGGAGATTTTGTATTTGGAGTTATGTACCACCACATGAAAGAGAGATACTTTCACCTAAAGCACCACTTGAATCTCACAGAAGGTGTTCAAGTTCAGCAAAGAATGGCTGGCTGTGAGATGTTGGACAATGGTGAACCAGCACTGATCATGACAAAGAACAATTTCAATGCAGTTTTTGCAGATCATGCAATATATTACAACATTACACATTTTACATATGATGCTGGTAAACTACTTCaaggatgggatgggatgaggCAAGCACAAGAAAAAATTCTTTACGAGAATGTTTTACTTACCCTTTGCATCAGAACACTGAAGACTCTCCTGAAAAGAGAGAAGAACATTGTGATGCGTAAAGTTCCTCCCAGACTCAGGTTGATAAAGAAAGAGGTTTCTGGAGGGTTTCAGGTGAGCTGCCTGGCGTTTGGTTTCTACCCCCGCCACATCAACCTGACCCTGCTGAGAGACGGCCAGCCAGTGGCAGAacaggagctgacaggggggGAGGTGCTGCCTAGTGGAGATGGGACCTACCAGCTGAGGAAGAGTCTGGAGGTCAGTACTGATGAGCTAAAGAAGAGACACAACTACACCTGTACTGCCTCTCACCTCAGTCTGGACAACAAGCTGGATGTCAGTTGGGAGTCTGGGGCAGAGAGAGTTCACCTGTCCACCCTCTCAGTTCTACTGATGATGCTGCTGATTCTTATTCTATTGGTCACATTCATTTGTGTCAAAAGGAGGTGGAGTAACACTGCCTCCCAGTCTGAACTTGCCAACGTTGATGCAAAAGTGTCAGAGGAAATGAACCTTTCTTCAGTTTCTGAGACCTAA